TTATTGATACTACTTTTGTCGATTTTCCCATTTTTGACCTTTTTCTCGAGCTTTTCAAGCCCCTTTTTTCTGTTGTGGGCATCCTTCTTCAGTCTCTTTTCAGAAAAGCTTACAACCAGTCTATAACCGTCTTTTTTAACTTCTCCGGGATTGTCTTCGGTTATTTCCAGTTCCTGAATTGAATCTTTGATCTCTTTGCTTTCATTCCTGATTTTACCCCCCAGTACAAACTTATAACCGTGACTGATAAGTGCTTTGATATTGGCTCCGGACAGTAAGCCTGCATCTGCAATCACTATAGGTTTACCGATGGAAAACTTCTTTTGGATGTTTTCCAGAACAGGTATCAAGGTATATCCCTCATAAGTACTTCCTTCAAAAATATCATATCCAAGCGGATATCCCTCAGAACCGACCAACAGCCCCAATTTTATCTGGGGGTGTTGATGCTTGCCATCTTTTGAATAACCGATTTTCCGCAGATCATCTTCATCCGGGGCCTCAAAGAATAATGTGGTCATATCATAGAAAACAATACCGATATGCCCTCCCAGAATCTTCTCAAAGTGTTTAAATGTTATTTTCTCTATATCCTCTTTGAACTCCTTATGGATCTTGTCCATATACCGATAAATGGAATAAACACTGACTTCCTTGTTCTTGAATCTGGACAGGTAATCTACTGTTTTAAGCTTGGAGCCTGGATAAACCAGTCTGGACATAACCAGGTCCCTAAATAGATCATCGCCTCCGATTTTGTGATAACCCATTGACTCATAAACTCTTCCGAGTATGTTGTCCGGGCCAACTAATTCGATCTGGTTGTTGCCTACATTCGATAGAATGGATTTTAAGCTGCTGTCCCGGTCATTTGAAAACAAATAAGTCTGGCCTTGAATTCTCTCAATTTCAAGCTGGGCCTGGCGTTCAAGAATATCCAACTCCACAGCATCTAAGGAACTCCCGAATGACTTGACCACTTTATTGATCCTGCCAACTTTCTGGATAATCTGAATGCTGAAACTACCACTTGAATTCTTCTTACGTCTCACAAACATGAACTAAAAATAGACCGAGACACCCAAAATCACAAAATCAAAGCAAATAAATAGCTATATTTCAATCACTTAATTTTGAACTAAAACATATCCGCACAAAACAGGAGACAAAAATTTTAAGTCTGCCATTACTAATAGTTGCGAAATTTATTAGCTTTAAGAGACTATGGTTTACAAGACCTGAAAAACCAAAAGTAATTTCAACCATGAAACCCACAGATACCCAAAATCCCGAATATTACCATAAAGTAGTTGACTGCCAATACGCCTGTCCTGCCCACACCCCTGTCCCGGAATATATCAGATTGATAGCTGCAGAGAAATTCACCGAAGCTTATATGATCAATTGGGAATCCAATGTTTTTCCGGGAGTTCTTGGCAGGACTTGTGACCGGCCATGTGAACCGGCCTGCCGTAGAGTGCGGGTAGAAGAAGAACCTGTCGCCATCTGTAGATTGAAAAGAGTGGCAGCCGACAATAAAGGTGACGTGAGGCAACATATGCCCCAAGGCCCCTTCCCTCCGAATGGCAAAAAAATCGCATTGATCGGAGGTGGACCGGCATCATTGACAGTTGCTAGGGATTTGGCACCTTTAGGCTATGAAGTACACCTTTTTGATGAACAAATTGCCGGAGGAGGTATGATGAGAAGTCAGATTCCTTCCTTCAGATTACCCGAGGAAGTATTGAATGAGGAAGTGAATTTTATTTTGGATTTAGGTATCCATACGCAGTTTTTGACTTATGTTAAGAGCCTTAAAGCGGTATTGGAAGATGGTTATGATGCCATATTCGTGGGAACCGGTGCGCCAAGGGGAAGGGATTTGCCCAAACTTCCGGGAAGAAAAGAAGGGGACGCGAATATCCACATAGGAATTGAATG
This window of the Aquiflexum balticum DSM 16537 genome carries:
- a CDS encoding IS1634 family transposase; its protein translation is MFVRRKKNSSGSFSIQIIQKVGRINKVVKSFGSSLDAVELDILERQAQLEIERIQGQTYLFSNDRDSSLKSILSNVGNNQIELVGPDNILGRVYESMGYHKIGGDDLFRDLVMSRLVYPGSKLKTVDYLSRFKNKEVSVYSIYRYMDKIHKEFKEDIEKITFKHFEKILGGHIGIVFYDMTTLFFEAPDEDDLRKIGYSKDGKHQHPQIKLGLLVGSEGYPLGYDIFEGSTYEGYTLIPVLENIQKKFSIGKPIVIADAGLLSGANIKALISHGYKFVLGGKIRNESKEIKDSIQELEITEDNPGEVKKDGYRLVVSFSEKRLKKDAHNRKKGLEKLEKKVKNGKIDKSSINNRGYNKYLKLESEIKVAIDYSKYQLDARWDGLKGYLTNTDMKAREVIAAYGNLWQIEKAFRISKTDIRIRPIYHRIPERIQTHICICFVSYAVFKEMERLLKKRKVSFSANRAIELTKNMYQIRVFLPDSKTYTTVPLKPTQEQQELISAIMKT